One stretch of Spirochaeta lutea DNA includes these proteins:
- the clpB gene encoding ATP-dependent chaperone ClpB, translated as MNFDKFTKTAQEAIQNSSTLALQNHHSQIEPEHLLSAMLDQKEGVVTSLINHLGVSPDALARELTAMVQKKPRVHGDSAQVSLAPNTARILAEAESEAKKFKDEFIAGEHIVLAMLASEGEFGRFLRGKGLEVEKARAVLRDVRGTERITTQDPEATYKALERYCKDLTALAEQEKLDPVIGRDDEIRRVIQVLSRRTKNNPVLIGEPGVGKTAIVEGLARRIVSKDVPDSLKHKRILALDLGSLLAGTKFRGEFEERLKAVIQEVGKSNGAIVLFIDELHTLMGAGAAEGAMDASNLLKPALARGELHTIGATTLDEYRKHIEKDAAFERRFQTVYTGEPSVENTISILRGLKERYEVHHGVQIKDEALVAAAVLSDRYITSRFLPDKAIDLVDEAASLLKMEIESQPTELDILERRILQLSIEKQALSKEKDQASRKRLVDLTEEMAEVQEKRDALRIRWQKEKSTITKMRELQERIESLAADENRYTRDGNLEKAAEIHHGLLPQARGELQRIQQELADRQEGSDIMLREEVSEEDIAKIVSTWTGIPVSKMLQSEVDKLLDLEDILGKRVVGQDRAVQAVSDAIRRNKSGLADLSKPTGVFLFIGPTGVGKTETAKTLASFLFDDEKALTRIDMSEYMEKHAVSRLIGAPPGYVGYDQGGQLTEIIRRRPYSVVLFDEIEKAHPDVFNVLLQVLDDGRLTDGQGRIVDFRNTIIIMTSNIGSDLILGNDDLDSLFPDINGLLRRTFRPEFLNRLDEVITFHRLSDGHMKQILELEIQKLSRRLEERDLSLTLSEKAKELVVQAGYDPAFGARPLKRAIQNLIQNPLAKEILSGKYPPGTPIYCDVQNDELQFRIQD; from the coding sequence ATGAATTTTGATAAGTTTACGAAAACCGCCCAAGAGGCAATCCAGAATAGCTCGACCCTGGCGTTACAGAATCACCACAGCCAGATTGAACCGGAACATCTATTGTCGGCTATGCTCGATCAAAAAGAGGGGGTCGTGACCTCCCTGATTAACCATCTCGGTGTCTCCCCGGACGCCCTCGCCCGGGAGCTTACCGCCATGGTTCAGAAAAAACCCAGGGTTCACGGGGATTCTGCCCAGGTAAGCCTTGCGCCGAATACCGCCAGGATTCTTGCCGAGGCTGAGTCAGAGGCTAAGAAATTCAAGGATGAGTTCATCGCCGGAGAGCATATAGTGTTGGCTATGCTAGCCTCGGAGGGTGAGTTCGGGCGATTTCTACGCGGCAAGGGGCTTGAGGTGGAAAAGGCGCGAGCGGTCTTGCGCGATGTGCGCGGCACCGAGCGGATAACCACCCAAGATCCCGAGGCGACCTATAAGGCGTTAGAGCGGTATTGCAAGGATCTCACCGCCCTTGCCGAGCAGGAAAAGCTTGACCCCGTTATCGGCCGGGATGATGAAATTCGGCGGGTAATCCAGGTTTTGAGCCGGCGCACAAAGAATAATCCGGTTCTTATCGGGGAACCCGGTGTTGGTAAAACAGCCATCGTAGAGGGGCTTGCCCGGAGGATTGTCTCCAAGGACGTGCCGGATAGTCTGAAACATAAGCGCATCCTAGCCTTGGACCTGGGTAGTCTCCTTGCCGGGACAAAGTTCCGGGGAGAATTTGAGGAACGGCTGAAAGCCGTCATCCAGGAGGTTGGGAAATCCAATGGAGCCATCGTGCTGTTCATTGACGAGCTGCATACCCTCATGGGTGCCGGGGCTGCAGAAGGGGCTATGGATGCTTCAAATCTCCTGAAACCAGCCTTAGCCCGGGGAGAACTGCATACCATCGGCGCGACCACCCTGGATGAATACCGAAAGCATATTGAGAAGGATGCAGCCTTCGAGCGCCGTTTTCAGACCGTGTATACCGGGGAGCCCTCGGTGGAAAATACTATTTCCATCCTCAGGGGGCTGAAGGAGCGGTACGAGGTACACCATGGGGTCCAAATCAAGGATGAAGCCTTGGTTGCCGCAGCTGTGCTGTCCGACCGGTACATAACCAGCCGTTTTCTTCCCGATAAGGCTATTGACCTGGTGGATGAGGCAGCAAGCTTATTAAAGATGGAAATTGAAAGCCAGCCTACGGAGTTGGATATTCTTGAACGTCGCATACTCCAGTTAAGCATAGAAAAGCAGGCTCTCTCCAAGGAGAAGGACCAGGCCAGCCGGAAACGCCTCGTAGACCTTACAGAAGAAATGGCGGAGGTTCAGGAGAAACGGGATGCATTGAGGATACGCTGGCAGAAAGAGAAGTCTACTATCACCAAGATGCGTGAGTTGCAGGAGAGGATAGAGTCCTTGGCCGCGGATGAGAACAGATACACCAGAGACGGTAATCTGGAGAAGGCCGCAGAAATTCATCATGGGCTGTTGCCCCAAGCCCGGGGGGAATTACAACGAATTCAGCAGGAATTGGCTGATCGTCAGGAAGGCTCGGATATCATGCTGCGTGAAGAGGTAAGCGAGGAGGATATCGCTAAGATTGTTAGCACATGGACCGGTATCCCGGTTTCGAAGATGCTGCAAAGCGAGGTTGATAAGCTGCTGGATCTGGAGGATATCCTGGGAAAACGTGTTGTAGGGCAGGACCGGGCCGTGCAGGCCGTAAGTGATGCCATTCGCCGGAATAAAAGTGGTCTTGCTGATTTGAGTAAGCCCACGGGTGTTTTTTTGTTCATCGGTCCTACCGGTGTGGGTAAAACAGAAACCGCGAAAACCCTAGCGAGTTTTCTCTTCGATGATGAGAAGGCCCTTACCCGGATAGATATGAGCGAGTATATGGAAAAACATGCGGTCAGCCGTCTAATCGGAGCTCCCCCCGGGTATGTTGGGTACGACCAGGGTGGACAATTAACGGAGATCATTCGTAGGCGCCCGTATTCGGTGGTGTTGTTCGATGAAATCGAAAAAGCCCATCCCGATGTTTTTAACGTACTCCTACAGGTGTTGGATGACGGGCGCTTGACCGATGGCCAGGGTCGTATTGTAGATTTCCGCAATACCATAATTATAATGACGAGCAATATCGGAAGTGATCTGATTCTCGGTAATGATGATCTTGATTCGCTGTTTCCGGATATAAACGGCCTGCTGCGTCGTACCTTTCGCCCCGAGTTTCTCAACCGTCTGGATGAGGTCATTACCTTCCACCGTCTTTCAGATGGTCATATGAAACAGATTCTTGAACTTGAAATACAAAAGCTCTCCCGGCGTTTGGAAGAACGCGACTTGAGCCTGACCCTCAGTGAAAAAGCGAAGGAGTTGGTGGTTCAAGCGGGCTATGATCCGGCCTTCGGTGCTCGGCCATTAAAGCGTGCTATCCAGAATCTCATACAAAATCCCCTGGCCAAGGAGATCTTATCGGGAAAGTATCCACCCGGAACACCTATTTACTGTGATGTGCAGAATGATGAGCTCCAATTTAGAATCCAGGATTAA
- a CDS encoding DUF3783 domain-containing protein, with product MEERHPYLDNKVVILNGFSNEEIVSIMKAVRATFDPPADLIFAKTTPNSLEMKLKELIVDMSEDHEYLKKNPPQKKG from the coding sequence ATGGAAGAGAGACATCCATATTTAGATAACAAGGTTGTGATCCTAAACGGATTTTCCAACGAGGAAATTGTGTCCATCATGAAAGCGGTTCGGGCCACCTTCGACCCTCCGGCAGACTTAATATTCGCAAAAACCACCCCTAATTCCCTCGAGATGAAGCTTAAGGAGCTGATTGTCGACATGAGCGAGGACCATGAATACCTGAAGAAAAATCCTCCCCAGAAAAAAGGCTAG